A region of the Culex quinquefasciatus strain JHB chromosome 1, VPISU_Cqui_1.0_pri_paternal, whole genome shotgun sequence genome:
aactcgtgatgtttataagcaaacccctgatgtctatatatcaaaatttttgtaattgtctgctctacaactttgtagaacattattacactctaaaaaataacccggcaaagttagaaaaacacgaaattttaaaatgaaaaattttgttctaaatgaaaaaaatgacccttctgggtcaatgtagattcgaaaagtacattaaatttcccataaaatgacattttccaaaaaattttacagtcaggaaacggaaaatgggagaatttttaaaacttttttagtgtttttttttttatgaaaaatacgttttttcggaattctgagtacgccatcaaatcgggcgtctaattttacataaaagtccctctgacaccaaatttctatctcatcaccgtttcaggctgcaaattattgaaaaacacttctttttcgcatgttcaaaaatggaaggcgatttcgtgtgagttggtagagaattacccagaggATTTGTTGAAACTTTACATTTCAATTTCTTAATCCAACCATGTCCAAGTCCTCCTGAAAACCTTGATtgggaaaacatttttatggTTCCAACTTTCAAGTTCGATTCCTCTCCAGAGTGAGTGTGGTATGAATTCTagtaaaacaatgcaaaagggccgttgtggatttgtaaacaaagggtgtgtccctttcatgccagatgtaaacatcATCTAGCGTGAGCAAGACACacactttgtttacaaacccacaacggcccttttgcattgttttgctagaatttgACATGAGCGATGACAGTGAACCCAGGGTTGATACTCTTGCAATGTTGTATACCATAACTCCTGAGCTGGCTTGCTCCGGGTGGGAAAGAAAACACAACAACTTCTCGAATTTAACCAGGATCAACATGGTGCTGCTGCAGCTTTTCAGGAATGTTCGCCTCCGGGACTGAGTTTGTTATCGTAGGATTAAGCTCAACGCGGGTGCACCCCAAACTCAGTCAAAACAATCAACGAAATGGACGTGTTTTGgagcactttttttgttttgtgtaatTAAAAGTTTGAGACACCTACCGCGCGTGGCGCGATGGATGTATTTCCGAACATAACCTCAATCAATTTCGCTGTGGCAGGCGATTAAATGAATTCTTCGAACCAAAATGATGGAAAAGTCAGTGGTCTCCGGGATTTCGCCGCCAGCAAGACAACAGCAAAAAACTACATGGCTAAATTTAGAGCTCGTAAAAAGGTACATCAACATCAAACCGACCGTGGAGAGGAAAATGCAGCTTGTTCtgctcatcattttttttatacacgTCCCCTCAAGGGAGAGGGGGTGGCGAATCTTATTGGGTGGGGGACCGCTAACCGAAAGCTTGTCACTTAATGCAATTATGCTGCACCATCCTCCTCCTCCCGTTGCAGAAGCCAAACGACGTTGTTCTTGGGACATGATGTTCAGCGTAATGGGCGCAAAGGAAACCGATATGTTGCGAGCAGTGATGGGAATTTTGAAAACTCTTATCGagcatgtttaaaacaagaatcaTGCAACACAAGTAACTTGCATGCAACAATATTGCAAATTGCATTAAAGTTGCAAAACATGTTTCAATTTTGATTGATCCAAAAAGTCGAAGTTTTCCCTCACTGCCCTTTAATGACGTGTCTCTGGTGCAGTCAGGTGGAACGATAATGCGTTTTCCCCCTCAACTTTTGGAACTGCCAAACCGGGCTCGTGCCCTGACCCCGGCTAATGGTTCAGGGGGGTAGTAACGTTCGATGTTTCCGCTCATTGACCATCCAAAGTGCATCCCTTTTGCtcaacctttgaaaaaaaaaggagCAGCAGAAGGATAATACGGTTTAatgtttatttactttttatcaGCTCCGAGCCACATATAAACAATTTTTGCACTCAACCTTACCGCAGCAGTAAACGAGCACGAACAAGACCAGGTCCTCACAACCCTGGGGGGAACCTAGCTGACAACTACTAGTTGCATCGTCGAAAGGGACGAAATATTATTTCAGCAGCTTCGTTTTCGTCTTCGTCGCTGGAGCATCATCGGTTGATCTCACGTAATAACGATGATCCTTTATGCGCACGTAACAATAACAAAGTGATGTTTGTTATCgaaattaatatatttttctcGTTTCGGAGAGGGTGGAGAACCAGGTGATTGACTAGGGGTCCTGTCGACGTGACGAGTCGTTGTCCTAAAGGATGAGCGATGGCATGACTTTGAAACAGTTGGGGAATGCAATTTTGACAGGTTTTTGTCATTTGGGTTATGTCTGTAACATAACAACCTGCAGCTTTAGGcctaaataaatttttatgataaaataataatatcaacACAAGTTTCGATTCAAATGTatttcaaagtcaccccactTGGCGGTGGCATCGCTCAACTCTTTTCGAAGCCCGTCATCAAACACATTTTTCGATTATCTGCCATCAACAAAAAATGGTTCATTTTCTTTTACAACAGTAGCTGCAACCATCCAAGATGATCCGTGGTTGACAGTCCCAAAACCGCAACCACCAACCAAAGTTGGGACTGCACCCGGGAAGATAACACTGCTCCGATGCACAAAGAAGCTAGTTGTTGAACTTCCTCGCGGGCCTCGGTCTGCCTTCGCAGAAGGTGACTTTCCGGAGAGCGAGGACACAAAGGGCGGTCACAGGTCCTCCGAGTCCTGGGATATTACTTGGGGAGAAGTTTTTTTCCGCAGCTAGATAAACACATCACTTTTGCTGCAAAGCTTGAAATGGCTCACCaccgcactatgggccatctccatacaaacaggcggccaaatatttttttttgctttttaaatgttttttcatgcaaatttgggtaattgtatggtattgaaatgatatacgtcgattgttatgacttttcatgtttttcaatagttgattgtttataataaatagtcttttcatatatttgcaagtgcaacagaattgcgtatatattgtattgcaagtttatattattaaattatggataagctaatacatccccactttaaggacacaacccctccttcctctttctttcaccccctcccctcctcccaTCCATTAAagttttgttaagcgtaataaattcattttaagtcaaatatttattatttactgctgtgtgtttctttttgtgagtccatgccatataacttgagaccccccccccacccttacgggcataaatttcgaaaattttaattgttaaatcaaataacagaaaaaataattttattcaaaatattaattatgaagtaaaacgataaaatacaaaacatcttcttactaatcctaatgttcttgttcatgaaagTTCATTTgattatccagatttttaagcgaagatggcgttcgaatggtgaacgcccgaaatgtcaaaatcacgaagTACTAactttgtactaaccaacatagaacttaaatgtggatcagtttcatggattgatcgcagaaattcatcatgctaagtcaatattttgctgaatacttgtttcggtatcaaactgagattctccagtttcgcttgagaacttcggtacgaataccttattttgactatggtactcaattttaaatgtaggcaacagaaaattccaataaagtcatttcgaacttcttgaaactaggtattgatttttgaagcgacgatgcccacgaagtaggtagcaaagcaagtgaaataaacgggcgcatatgtagattgcagcaaattttgataaaacgtaaatgttccaaatggcatatctccgaaaacgcaaaaaatcgcaggctggaaatttcagcaatgttagattatgatccaatctttcaagtgatcttagtttcatgtttagcatcggttaacaaaaaaataagttttgttaaaaaattgctccagttattcgatgaaaacttcagttttttgtttggaaacaatattttatctattaatagtttcaaagcttatctcattacctttccaacgatgtataattgtcctaataaaatatttaaaatggctgagctatcttaaaattaaacaatcagccttttttacgaaacaCGCTagatttttactccattttttgactttcagcttgcgtttctccgtaatgaacaaacttagagctttgaaaatttggatttttctttgttagaatttttactttcgagaaaaaaataccaaaaaatatttggagaaggtcacttttttgaaacttggccacccaatgtaccatagtgcaccGGTGGGAACTGAAAGTCTgcgttttaaaataataaccgcaaaaataatcaaattcgtACACCCTCATTAATATTGCAAGCTGCTCTCGGCGAAGCCGAGCGTAGGGATTGCCCCCCAAGTTGAAGAACCTGACATTTTGGGCGAGTCCGGATTGGTTGATGAACTCGCTCGAATTCTACGACTGCGGTGCTGCTCCCCACTAATTCTGCCAGGTTTAGCGAAATGTTATTCTAACTCTCGACTTCAACCTTCGAAAGCGCTCGCGAAAGCTTTGTGGTATTTCATCGGAATGGGAATAATTACTGGCTGCTAGTAGGGGGGGAGGTTAGCACTACAAGTCATACTACAAGTGGTCGTAATTTGATTATTGATTCTCGATACTCAAACCGGATTATTGCACTGCATTTTATTGGCAAACTTGGGGTAGGTTGGAAAACTTGATCCGATCATAGAAACCGTTGAGTTTCTCAACAGGGTGTCTCAACTGACAGAAGCGCTGAACTTcacaactttatttttaaaaaccccTTTTTGGAACTTTTGTAACGTGAGCCACTTTGCAAACCCACCAAAACACGCGATGCAGATTTGCGAGCTGGAAGACGAGCTGGAGCAGGGCGGCTCGGCGACGTCGGTTCCCCAGCGCTGCATCAGTTACGTGGCCATGCAAGCCCTGTACGAGATGCGGCTCAGCAACACGCTGTGCGACGCCACGATCCACCAGGACGAGTTTACGTTCCGGGTGCACCGGGCGATTCTGAGCTCGTGCAGCGACTACTTCCGGACGCTGTTCACGACGTCGGTGCCGAGCGAGAAGGACACGATCACGATCGCGGGCATTCGGGGCGCGATCATGGAGCGGATCATCAAGTACGCGTACCTGAGGGAGTGCGATGTTAGGGAGGAGGACATGTTTGAGATGTACGCCGCGGCGGATTATCTGGGCATGGCGAGTCTGCAGGAGCGATGTATCCAGTACATCAAGAAGGTTCTGCGGCCGAGCAACGCCGTGGTGATCATGCTGTACGCACGCCAGCGCATGTGTCCACAGCTGTACGCGTACACGAGGGCGTACATCATGCGGCATTTTGTGGAGATTTCTAGAAGGTGTGCGGATTTGATGAACCTGGAGCTGGACGATCTGTACGAGCTGCTGAGCGACGAAACGCTCAACGTCAAGGACGAAGAGATGGTGTGGCAGTGTTGCGTGCGGTGGATCAAGCACGATCCTGGTAGCAGGGCTCAACACGTCGCGAAGCTCATGAAGGCCGTACGGCTGGGGCTGCTGCGGACGCAGTTCTTCATGGACGAGGTGAAGGAGAACCCGTTCGTGACGGCTTGCGACGCGACGAAGCCGATCGTCATCGAGGCGTTGACGTTTCTGTACGATCTGGACATGGTAAATTCTACGCAGAACAAAGTATGATCCGGGTACCCTCGTATCAGTAAGATATTGAAAGAACTCTTCCCTCGTAGATTAAAACACCATCGATAGCGATGCCACGACTTCCGCACGACGTGATCTTCACGTTCGGAGGCTGGAGCGAAGGTCTGCCGCAAAGTGTGATCGAGACGTACGATACGAGGGCGGATCGGTGGGTCAAGATCGACGCCGGCAACCGGACGGAAGTTCGGGCGTATTACGGTGCGGCTACGATCGGGCCAATGGTTTACTGCATCGGTGGGTACGATGGGGTCGAACACTTCAACACCTGTCGCCGGTTCGATGCGGTGGAGAAAGTCTGGACGGAGATCGCGCCGATGCACAGTCGGAGGTGTTATGTGAGTGTGGTGGAGTTGAGCGGGTTGATCTACGCCATGGGAGGGTACGATGGACACAACCGGCAGAACACGGCCGAGGTGTACAATCCCCGGACGAATCAGTGGACCATGATCAACCCAATGAACCACCTACGATCGGACGCCGATGCGTGCACGCTTGAGGGGAAGATCTACATCGTGGGTGGTTTCAACGGGCAGGAATGTCTGAGCACGGCCGAGGTGTATGACCCACGGGAAAACGCCTGGACGCTGCTGCCGAACATGCACAACCGGCGATCGGGAGTCTCGTGCATTGCTCACAAAGGCACGATCAACGTGATCGGCGGGTTCAACGGGATCGCTAGGATGAGCAGCTGCGAGCGGTACGATCCGTGCACCAATCGGTGGCGCGAGTTCAAGGACATGTACCACCAGCGAAGCAACTTTGGGATCGAGGTGATCGACGACATGATTTTCGCCATCGGTGGATACGACGGGGTAAAAACGAGTCCAACGACCTCGTGATCACTTCTAACGACCTCAACCTAATTCTAGGCCGTCGCAATCTCCCAGACCGAGTGCTACGTCGCGGAAACGAACGAGTGGCTCGAGGCCACCGACCTGAACCAGATGCGGTCGGCGTTCAAGGCGGTGATCGTGTCGGGGCTGCCGAACGTGCGCGACTACATCCACAAGGACCGCGAGAGCCTGATCACCGAGCGGCGCCAAAAGATCCACGTGGCCGAGCAGGAGGGCGACTTTATCGCGTCCCTGTCGGCGAGCACCATCAACGACGTTGACTGAGCGGAGAAGATCAAGATCGAGCGGAAGGGCTTGCAACTCAAAATTGTAACCATGTGTGTAAAATCGTAAATTGCAACAATGTGAGAGTGCGTGAAATGAGACCAATTAATTGACTCAAGCTGGCGGCGTATGATTTCAAGGTTTGTCGCTCGTTGTTTCCGCACTTGACTCGGGTGTCGGCGTCGTCGGATCGGATTACGAACTCTCGACCAGGTATGGCAATGAAACTGAACTCGGTTCGGTTTCATATCGGGCACAGCCCGGTGGTCACCTGGAATGTTTGCTCGCCTCTCCTCTGATAAATTCACCTGTGCTACGGGGAGGGGACAAACAAGTAAATattggtcctgggttcgattatGTTTTATTGATGATTGGATTCCACTTCCGATGGTGGAGCGTGGGATTTGGGAATTATGTTATACAAACAACCCGACTAGGATGTTTGTCTTCACCCCTTCCAAACTACGGTATGTTCCACAATTCGGGAGGCTGCCACGTTTTACGACTTTCGTCTCATGCGTGGAAATCCCTCGAGCGTGACCGTTTTTCTTCCGCGTCGTCAAACGATGATTGATCAAGGACGCAGCCAACTTTAAGGTTCGTTCGAAGGGATGGCCGTGGCCCAGATTAGCCACTCGACGCTAATCACGTTTTCTCGCCGATGTAATCGGTTTGCTAATCGCTCAAGTGGCTCATGTCCGCAAATCGCTCTAATCTGATAAAGCGCGCGCTTCTCTGGCTCTTTGGAGTgcagtgaaaatatttttccgatTGTAATCTGCTGGCCTAGGGCGTCCATCCGCAGGGCGCTTATCAAATGGAGAGGGCAATAAAAAACAAGCCGAGAAAAaaagaatatcaaaataaatacGTTTATGGGGCAGTTCAAGGCGGATCAGTGGCGCGCGAAATGTTTTCATAACAACAGGGATTCAGGCCTCGAGACGACGTCAATCCGCCGGTGCCATAACATAAATCCCGGAGTCACGGAGCCGGCAGGCTGGATTTTATGATATGCCAACATCGCGTACAGACGCCGAGCACGTGACCCATCGTGGAAGCGTTCAAtatttggtaattttattgGAAGAAATTTcagtttgattgaattttccaACGCCGGGTGACAATCCCTGCCCGAAAAGGGTCGTTTAAACCGCCTTTTCATATCGTAATGACGTGGTTCGATTATTGATCCACCTGATGTTGGAAATATCTCCGAAATTGGATGTGCCACGGCGTGGCAGGTAGGCATTACAATTGATTTTCCTTCGTTTTCACTTTTCCTTCGGAGATttccttttcaaatttttagaggGGATTTGATAGCGTTTTGTTGCTTTTGAATTCACACAAAGTTGGCTTTATGTAAACCCGCACAGACAACAACCATTTGAGTACTATTTAGCTTATATGGataattcttcgccaactcacacagcagttgccccgacccctcttcgatttgcgtgaaactttgtcctaagaatTCCCTgcaataaccctgcaaagttagaaaaaacacgaaattttaaaatgaaaaaatttgttctaaatgaaaaaatgacccttctggatcaatgtagattcgaaaagtacattaaatttcccataaaatgacatgttccaaaaaaaatttacagtcgagtaacggataatgagagaatttttaaaacttttttagtgtttttttcgatgaaaaatacgttttttcggaattctgagtacgccatcaaatcgggcgtctaattttacataaaagtccctttgacaccaaatttctatctcatcaccgtttcaggctgctaattattgaaaaacacctcttttttcgcatgttcaaaaatggaaggggtcgtaccgcccctccgtcacgagataacaaaaaacggacctcggattcgtgatcaggaacaaaagttaccccttaggacaaagtttcacgcaaatcgaagaggggtcggggcaacttttcccaatttcgtgtgagttggtagagaattacccatataattTTAACTCTAAATAAATTAGTTACTACCTGTTTTCATCAGGTATgacttttgtttcaaaaatatgtataaaataaTTGGTATTAGTATCTTTACTCAAATGGGCTTACCATTTGTTCTATGGTTGGTAAGGTAATCCTTAAACTATTTGTCATATAGTAACCTTAAAACAAAGAGCTCTAAATAGTTATTTgaatactcaaatttcattttgtaGAAAAACAAATGAAACGCAAATCGTAATTATTGTTTGAATTGTCTTTTTATGGTCTGGTATGGTTATCAAATAGTTATTGTTTATTCGGGTACTGACACAGATCTGCGttggatttttgatttttttttgtcctcttCTAAACTGACGACAACAACGCACAACTCAAGAAACGCATGCTCTTACTATCAACGCAACGACCTCCTCCCATGAGGAGCCCCAGCTGCGTGCACGTTGTTATCATCCGGAACGCAATCCCGACGACGATGCAAAACGTGAACGTGTCGTACGATTCGCCCTACTGTTTTGCCACAACACAGACTTCGAGGCCATCTCGAGTGCTGCAGAAAAACAACCAcaaatcataaataatcataatGATTAGCAACGATTCGCTAACCAAGCAACACTTCATCCACTATTATAGTCAGCAGATTCAGCGCGACAGCGCGGAGAAGCCACATACTAATCAGCAGCAGGATCGGACGTGGAATCGGCCCTCAGTGTGGCCTGTGGCCTCCATGTTGGAGCCCCGTGTGATAAGGACTCCGGGAGGGCATTTCTTCATGGTAACTGGCTGTGATGAAAGTATGATTTGGGGATTCGAGGTAGATTGAAAGGAAAGTCTAGGGTGACTTTAAATGTTAATTTCAAGTTCTAAAATTAAGCTCAAACGAAGTTAAGTTCAATCTAATTTAAAGTCGAAGCAATGTTCTTATTCATATTACGTTAAAGTTCAAGTCATCTTTTAGTCCAAGTCTTGTTTGGAAATACTTCTAATCCAAGTCAAGTTCAACTCAAAAAGAGATCAAtcttcgaaccaccctaataaatttatttatttccatttttcgTTGGCGTTTCCATCATTCCATCAGATGATTATACTTTCAAATCCACCTCTTCTTGCTGAGTGCGATTCCCTGGTGTGACCAAAGTCACGTGTCAAGACAACCAGCCTCTATAAGTGTGATG
Encoded here:
- the LOC6035231 gene encoding kelch-like protein 10; translated protein: MQICELEDELEQGGSATSVPQRCISYVAMQALYEMRLSNTLCDATIHQDEFTFRVHRAILSSCSDYFRTLFTTSVPSEKDTITIAGIRGAIMERIIKYAYLRECDVREEDMFEMYAAADYLGMASLQERCIQYIKKVLRPSNAVVIMLYARQRMCPQLYAYTRAYIMRHFVEISRRCADLMNLELDDLYELLSDETLNVKDEEMVWQCCVRWIKHDPGSRAQHVAKLMKAVRLGLLRTQFFMDEVKENPFVTACDATKPIVIEALTFLYDLDMVNSTQNKIKTPSIAMPRLPHDVIFTFGGWSEGLPQSVIETYDTRADRWVKIDAGNRTEVRAYYGAATIGPMVYCIGGYDGVEHFNTCRRFDAVEKVWTEIAPMHSRRCYVSVVELSGLIYAMGGYDGHNRQNTAEVYNPRTNQWTMINPMNHLRSDADACTLEGKIYIVGGFNGQECLSTAEVYDPRENAWTLLPNMHNRRSGVSCIAHKGTINVIGGFNGIARMSSCERYDPCTNRWREFKDMYHQRSNFGIEVIDDMIFAIGGYDGAVAISQTECYVAETNEWLEATDLNQMRSAFKAVIVSGLPNVRDYIHKDRESLITERRQKIHVAEQEGDFIASLSASTINDVD